Proteins co-encoded in one Sulfuricystis thermophila genomic window:
- a CDS encoding polyprenyl synthetase family protein — translation MQAVDAVIRRRLHSDVPLVRQIAEYIIAGGGKRLRPALLLLVAGAVGYRGTHHHELAAVVEFIHTATLLHDDVVDESTLRRGKETANAHFGNAASVLVGDFLYSRAFQMMVGVGQMRVMEVLADATNIIAEGEVLQLMNCHNADLSVDDYLQVVRYKTAKLFEASARLGAILGAAEPALEEGLAAYGMHLGTAFQIVDDVLDYSGQEEELGKSLGDDLAEGKPTLPLIHVMQNGNAEQAAVVRGALEHGGREAFPAVIRAVRETGALDAALEVARGEIALAGEALASLPHSQYREALLQLASFAVARRY, via the coding sequence ATGCAGGCGGTGGATGCGGTGATCCGCAGGCGTCTTCATTCCGACGTACCGCTGGTCCGTCAAATCGCCGAATACATCATCGCCGGCGGTGGCAAGCGGCTGCGGCCGGCGTTGCTGCTGCTCGTCGCCGGCGCCGTCGGTTATCGGGGGACACATCACCACGAGCTGGCTGCGGTCGTCGAGTTCATCCATACCGCCACGCTGCTGCACGACGACGTCGTGGACGAATCGACCCTGCGGCGCGGCAAAGAGACGGCCAATGCCCATTTCGGCAACGCCGCAAGCGTGCTGGTCGGCGATTTCCTCTACTCAAGGGCCTTCCAGATGATGGTCGGCGTGGGCCAAATGCGCGTGATGGAGGTGCTCGCCGATGCGACCAACATCATCGCCGAAGGCGAGGTGCTGCAGCTGATGAACTGCCACAACGCCGACCTCTCCGTCGACGACTACTTGCAGGTGGTGCGTTACAAAACCGCCAAGCTGTTCGAGGCCTCGGCGCGACTCGGCGCGATTCTCGGCGCGGCGGAGCCAGCCCTGGAGGAAGGTCTGGCCGCCTATGGCATGCACCTGGGCACCGCCTTCCAGATCGTCGACGACGTGCTCGATTACTCGGGTCAGGAAGAAGAGCTCGGCAAGAGTCTCGGCGACGACCTCGCCGAAGGCAAACCGACCCTGCCGCTGATCCACGTGATGCAAAACGGCAATGCCGAGCAGGCGGCCGTGGTGCGCGGCGCGCTCGAACACGGCGGGCGCGAGGCTTTTCCCGCGGTCATCCGCGCGGTCAGGGAAACCGGGGCGCTCGACGCCGCCCTGGAAGTGGCGCGTGGCGAAATCGCCCTGGCGGGTGAAGCGCTCGCATCGCTTCCCCATAGCCAATATCGGGAGGCTTTGCTACAATTGGCGTCTTTCGCGGTGGCCAGACGTTATTGA
- a CDS encoding PP0621 family protein, with the protein MSKLLLLLAILAFVVWLLVRQRKADTHREAPKPRPAEKMVICAHCGVHLPESEAVSFEGRHYCSAEHRQQGPAA; encoded by the coding sequence ATGTCGAAACTGTTGCTGCTGCTCGCCATCCTCGCCTTCGTCGTCTGGTTGCTGGTGCGCCAACGCAAGGCCGATACCCACAGGGAGGCACCTAAGCCCCGCCCTGCCGAAAAGATGGTGATCTGCGCCCACTGTGGCGTACATCTGCCGGAAAGCGAGGCGGTGAGCTTCGAGGGGCGCCATTATTGCTCTGCGGAACACCGGCAGCAGGGGCCTGCCGCCTGA
- a CDS encoding sensor histidine kinase produces the protein MARTPSAIQDLNNQARWRLLSYFSWYRLIVAGFFFGVMLLSSRPLNIGSQEPRLFLWTSGIYVILSIVALVGETRWRKAFDLQLSAQVMADIICLTLMLYASGGAKSGMAMMLIVVLVGAALVGQGRLVLFYAAAASLLLLAEQAWRVAFLQGDAGDFFYTGLTCIGLFGSAIAARLLANRMIANEELARRRGIELADQLRINERVIRDMQDGVLVVDVEGSVRQCNPRARALLGCTLAHPRSLEDFSPLLAEEFRLRKTRGIESERVIQVPWTGRDVRVRFLPPGEGGNALIFVEDVGRLQQEARQVKLAALGRLTANLAHEIRNPLSAISHAAELLADEPPGKGVERLTRIIIDNAQRLNRLVSEVVELGRRDRVNPETIELGEFFRHYLDERSLQDAGSAERIAIEVPAGRFVRFDRGHLHRIIANLLDNALRYASQSRGAVRVWFEESPAQDRLSLHIVDDGKGIDETERDRVFEPFFTTRSSGTGLGLYIARELCEANGARLFLLENAPGAHFCISFAPFRNETAETSVQA, from the coding sequence ATGGCCCGCACGCCATCTGCCATCCAGGATCTCAACAACCAGGCCCGCTGGCGGCTGCTGAGCTATTTCTCCTGGTACCGGCTCATCGTCGCCGGTTTCTTCTTCGGCGTCATGCTGCTCTCCAGTCGGCCGCTCAACATCGGCTCCCAGGAGCCGCGTTTATTCCTGTGGACGAGCGGCATTTATGTGATCCTGTCGATCGTGGCCCTCGTCGGAGAGACCCGCTGGCGAAAAGCCTTCGATCTGCAACTGAGTGCGCAGGTCATGGCGGACATCATCTGTCTGACCCTGATGTTGTATGCCAGTGGCGGCGCGAAGAGCGGCATGGCGATGATGTTGATCGTCGTTCTGGTCGGCGCGGCGTTGGTCGGGCAAGGGCGGCTGGTGCTGTTCTATGCCGCAGCGGCCAGCCTCCTGCTGCTCGCGGAACAGGCTTGGCGCGTCGCTTTCCTGCAAGGGGATGCCGGTGATTTCTTTTACACCGGACTCACTTGCATCGGCCTGTTCGGTTCGGCGATCGCCGCGCGTCTGCTGGCCAACCGGATGATCGCCAACGAGGAGCTGGCGCGCCGTCGCGGCATCGAACTCGCCGATCAGCTGCGCATCAACGAGCGCGTGATCCGCGACATGCAGGATGGCGTGCTGGTCGTCGATGTCGAGGGCAGCGTGCGACAGTGCAATCCGCGCGCCCGTGCTCTGTTGGGATGCACCCTTGCCCATCCCCGCTCGCTGGAAGATTTTTCGCCCCTGCTCGCCGAGGAGTTTCGTTTACGCAAGACGCGTGGCATCGAATCCGAGCGAGTGATACAGGTGCCCTGGACCGGGCGCGATGTGCGCGTGCGCTTCCTGCCGCCGGGCGAAGGCGGCAATGCGTTGATCTTCGTCGAAGATGTCGGCCGGCTGCAACAGGAAGCACGGCAGGTCAAACTCGCCGCACTCGGCCGCCTGACCGCAAACCTCGCCCATGAAATCCGCAATCCGTTGTCGGCGATCAGCCATGCCGCCGAATTGCTGGCCGACGAACCACCGGGCAAGGGGGTCGAGCGGCTGACGCGCATCATCATCGACAATGCGCAGCGGCTGAATCGTCTGGTCTCCGAGGTGGTCGAGCTGGGCCGGCGCGATCGCGTCAATCCCGAAACGATCGAGCTCGGCGAATTCTTCCGTCATTACCTCGACGAGCGCTCGTTGCAGGATGCAGGCAGCGCCGAACGCATTGCGATCGAAGTCCCTGCCGGCCGGTTCGTGCGTTTCGACCGTGGTCATCTGCACCGCATCATCGCCAACCTGCTCGACAATGCACTGCGCTATGCCAGCCAGTCACGGGGCGCCGTGCGCGTCTGGTTTGAGGAAAGCCCCGCCCAGGACCGTCTGAGCCTACACATCGTCGATGACGGCAAGGGAATCGACGAGACCGAGCGCGATCGCGTTTTCGAACCGTTTTTCACCACGCGCTCGAGCGGCACCGGGCTGGGCCTGTATATCGCCCGTGAGCTGTGCGAGGCGAACGGCGCACGCCTGTTCCTGCTCGAGAATGCCCCGGGAGCGCATTTCTGCATATCATTTGCGCCATTCCGTAATGAAACGGCCGAAACGAGTGTGCAAGCATGA
- a CDS encoding sigma-54-dependent transcriptional regulator: MTPRVLIVDDEADIRELLDMTLARMGLECDSAASVAEAKRLLRERAYQLCLTDMRMPDGDGLELVREIEAHYPTLPVAVITAHGSTENAVAALKAGAFDYLAKPVSLAQLRTLVKSALAVPESKAGTVARCQELLGRSPPIVQVRELIAKVAKSEAPVYISGESGSGKELAARLIHQGSRRRDEPFIAVNCGAIPENLMESEFFGYRKGAFTGADSEREGFFQAADGGTLFLDEVADLPLPMQVKLLRAIQEKHVRRVGATTEEPVNVRIICATHQDLRQLMEAGRFRQDLFFRLNVIEIHMPALRECREDVAEFAQRILERLATASGLPVPRLTSQAMAALMAYDFPGNVRELENILERALALHGGDVIDSEDLQLQPPKVGGAETAGIGGKPLQEFLDEQERQAILDALQKTRYNRTAAARLLGVTFRSLRYRMERLGLNETSA, encoded by the coding sequence ATGACGCCAAGAGTGCTGATCGTCGACGACGAAGCAGACATCCGCGAGTTGCTCGACATGACCTTGGCACGCATGGGGCTCGAATGCGATAGTGCCGCCAGCGTCGCCGAGGCCAAACGGCTGTTGCGCGAACGAGCCTATCAGCTGTGTCTGACCGACATGCGCATGCCCGATGGCGATGGCCTGGAACTGGTCCGCGAGATCGAGGCCCACTACCCGACGTTGCCGGTGGCGGTGATCACGGCGCATGGCAGCACCGAAAATGCCGTCGCGGCGCTGAAGGCCGGCGCCTTCGACTATCTCGCCAAGCCGGTGTCACTCGCCCAGTTGCGCACGCTGGTCAAATCCGCCCTTGCCGTCCCCGAAAGCAAGGCTGGCACTGTGGCACGCTGCCAGGAACTGCTTGGTCGCTCGCCGCCGATCGTCCAAGTGCGCGAGCTGATCGCCAAGGTGGCGAAGAGCGAAGCGCCCGTCTATATCTCGGGGGAATCCGGCAGTGGCAAGGAGCTTGCAGCCCGGCTGATCCACCAGGGCAGCCGGCGGCGTGACGAGCCGTTCATCGCGGTCAACTGCGGCGCGATCCCGGAAAACCTGATGGAAAGCGAATTCTTCGGTTATCGCAAGGGGGCATTCACGGGCGCCGACAGCGAGCGTGAAGGTTTCTTCCAGGCAGCCGATGGCGGCACGCTGTTCCTCGACGAAGTCGCCGACCTGCCCTTGCCGATGCAGGTAAAGCTGCTGCGCGCGATCCAGGAAAAGCATGTGCGGCGTGTCGGCGCGACGACCGAAGAGCCGGTCAATGTGCGCATCATCTGCGCAACGCATCAGGATTTGCGCCAGCTGATGGAAGCAGGGCGCTTCCGTCAGGATCTGTTCTTCCGGCTCAACGTGATCGAGATCCATATGCCGGCCTTGCGTGAATGCCGCGAGGATGTAGCCGAATTCGCGCAGCGCATCCTGGAAAGACTTGCCACCGCCAGTGGCTTGCCAGTGCCACGACTCACTTCCCAAGCAATGGCTGCACTGATGGCCTATGACTTTCCCGGCAATGTGCGCGAGCTCGAGAACATCCTCGAACGGGCGCTCGCTTTGCATGGCGGCGACGTCATCGACAGCGAAGATCTGCAATTGCAACCGCCGAAAGTCGGCGGTGCCGAGACGGCTGGCATCGGCGGCAAGCCACTCCAGGAATTTCTCGACGAACAGGAACGCCAGGCGATTCTCGATGCGTTGCAAAAAACCCGTTACAACCGCACGGCAGCCGCGCGTTTGCTGGGTGTGACCTTCCGCTCACTGCGCTATAGGATGGAGCGGCTGGGGCTCAATGAAACCTCTGCCTAA
- the ampD gene encoding 1,6-anhydro-N-acetylmuramyl-L-alanine amidase AmpD produces the protein MKLQSEALGSLDAAGWLTGAQRIVSPNCDERPPGTTIDLIVIHAISLPPGEFGGGAVIDLFTNRLDPAGHPYFASLAGTRVSAHFFVRRDGKLSQFVSCHARAWHAGVSCWRGRERCNDFSLGIELEGDDFTPFSDAQYATLGILLERLRHFFPLTEIAGHADIAPGRKMDPGPFFDWSRIPRLTS, from the coding sequence ATGAAGCTGCAATCTGAAGCGCTCGGCTCGCTCGATGCCGCAGGCTGGCTGACGGGGGCGCAGCGCATTGTCAGCCCCAATTGCGACGAGCGCCCACCCGGCACAACGATCGATCTCATCGTCATCCATGCCATCAGCCTGCCGCCGGGTGAATTCGGCGGCGGCGCGGTGATCGACCTATTTACCAACCGGCTCGATCCCGCTGGTCATCCTTACTTCGCCTCGCTTGCCGGAACGAGGGTGTCGGCACATTTCTTCGTGCGTCGCGATGGGAAGCTTTCCCAGTTCGTCTCCTGTCATGCGCGCGCCTGGCATGCCGGTGTGTCGTGCTGGCGTGGCCGCGAGCGCTGCAACGACTTTTCGCTTGGCATCGAACTCGAAGGAGACGATTTCACGCCGTTTTCCGACGCGCAATACGCAACGCTCGGCATCCTGCTCGAACGCTTGCGACATTTCTTCCCGTTGACCGAAATCGCTGGTCATGCCGACATCGCGCCAGGCAGGAAGATGGACCCGGGACCGTTCTTCGACTGGTCGCGCATTCCGCGCCTGACGTCTTGA
- a CDS encoding histone H1-like DNA-binding protein, with amino-acid sequence MAEEKKAKKPAAAKKTTAAKPAAKKAAPKKAAPKKAAVKKAAPKKAAPKKAAVKKAAAKPAAKKPAAKKAAAPKKAAVKKAAPKKAAPKKAAVKKAAAKKPAAPKKAAVKKAAPKKAAPKKAAVKKAAAKPAAKKPAAKKAAAPKKAPAKPAPAPAAAAPSTAAAPGLKSALNPAAAWPFPTGSRPS; translated from the coding sequence ATGGCTGAAGAGAAGAAGGCCAAGAAGCCGGCGGCCGCGAAGAAGACGACTGCTGCGAAGCCGGCAGCGAAGAAGGCTGCACCGAAGAAGGCGGCGCCGAAGAAAGCGGCGGTGAAGAAGGCTGCACCGAAGAAGGCAGCGCCGAAAAAAGCTGCGGTGAAGAAGGCGGCGGCGAAACCCGCGGCGAAGAAGCCTGCGGCGAAGAAGGCTGCGGCGCCGAAGAAAGCGGCGGTGAAGAAGGCTGCACCGAAGAAGGCAGCGCCGAAAAAAGCTGCGGTGAAGAAGGCGGCGGCGAAGAAGCCTGCGGCGCCGAAGAAAGCTGCGGTGAAGAAGGCCGCACCGAAGAAGGCAGCGCCGAAAAAAGCTGCGGTGAAGAAGGCGGCGGCGAAACCCGCGGCGAAGAAGCCTGCGGCGAAGAAAGCGGCTGCCCCGAAGAAGGCCCCCGCCAAGCCTGCCCCGGCACCGGCCGCTGCCGCTCCTTCGACGGCTGCTGCGCCCGGCCTCAAGTCCGCGCTGAATCCTGCCGCGGCCTGGCCGTTCCCGACGGGCTCGCGTCCGTCCTGA
- a CDS encoding pyridoxal phosphate-dependent aminotransferase, with the protein MKQAARMEGIAPFHVMELMNQAQALEAQGRDIVHMEVGEPDFPTPQPVIDAAQRFLAGGHVHYTAALGIVQLREAIAGFYASRYGVSVDPARIVVTAGASAALLLALGVLVTPGDEWLLTDPGYPCNRHFVRFCEGVPRPLPVTAATNFQPTAAQVGAGWTARTRGLLVASPANPTGTLIDPAELAALWQTVRERGGTLIVDEIYHGLTYGLDARTALEVSDDIIVINSFSKYFGMTGWRLGWLVVPPDLVRAIEKLAQNLYIAPSTVAQHAALAAFTPETLAICEARRQEFRARRDLLLPGLRALGFEIMTEPQGAFYLYAGIGELAKESDSLAKRLLEDAGVAATPGRDFGDNTPDRHMRFAYTTSAERLLLGLERMSRLLSGK; encoded by the coding sequence ATGAAACAGGCGGCACGCATGGAAGGCATCGCGCCCTTCCATGTGATGGAGCTGATGAACCAGGCCCAGGCGCTCGAAGCGCAGGGGCGAGACATCGTGCACATGGAGGTCGGCGAGCCCGACTTTCCCACCCCACAGCCGGTGATCGACGCCGCGCAACGCTTCCTCGCCGGCGGCCATGTGCATTACACCGCCGCGCTCGGCATAGTGCAGCTGCGCGAGGCGATCGCCGGCTTCTATGCATCGCGCTACGGCGTCAGCGTCGATCCGGCGCGCATCGTCGTCACCGCGGGCGCTTCGGCAGCCTTGTTGCTCGCGCTCGGCGTACTCGTCACGCCCGGCGATGAGTGGCTGCTCACCGACCCGGGCTATCCCTGCAACCGTCATTTCGTACGCTTCTGCGAAGGCGTGCCACGTCCGCTGCCCGTCACGGCGGCGACGAATTTCCAGCCGACCGCGGCACAAGTCGGCGCGGGCTGGACGGCACGCACGCGCGGCCTGCTGGTCGCCTCGCCGGCCAATCCCACCGGCACGCTGATCGACCCTGCAGAACTCGCGGCGCTGTGGCAGACCGTGCGCGAACGAGGCGGCACACTGATCGTCGACGAGATCTACCACGGCCTCACCTATGGCCTCGACGCAAGGACCGCGCTGGAAGTCTCGGATGACATCATCGTCATCAACAGCTTCTCGAAATACTTCGGCATGACCGGGTGGCGGCTCGGCTGGCTGGTGGTGCCGCCAGACCTCGTGCGCGCGATCGAGAAGCTCGCCCAGAATCTTTACATCGCGCCCTCGACCGTCGCGCAGCATGCGGCGCTGGCCGCCTTTACCCCCGAGACGCTGGCGATCTGCGAAGCGCGCCGGCAGGAATTCCGCGCGCGGCGCGATCTGTTGTTGCCGGGCCTGCGCGCCCTCGGCTTCGAGATCATGACGGAACCGCAAGGGGCGTTCTATCTCTATGCCGGCATCGGCGAACTCGCCAAGGAGAGCGACAGCCTCGCCAAGCGCCTGCTCGAGGATGCGGGCGTCGCCGCGACCCCCGGTCGGGACTTCGGCGACAACACCCCCGACCGCCATATGCGTTTCGCTTACACGACGAGTGCCGAACGGCTCCTCCTCGGTCTCGAGCGCATGTCACGCCTGCTCTCGGGCAAATAA